One Bacteriovorax sp. PP10 DNA segment encodes these proteins:
- a CDS encoding type IV secretory system conjugative DNA transfer family protein, with amino-acid sequence MSSASKRADGLDLVSPLVEVIHELFGQFFKLLGELLKIAYRRITKEEGELKKIERSHLKNKKQSKKQIEIGYSSNQKKCLKLSDIDFGKHNFIVGAAGFGKTNLISILQEHSLEQGKPVIFFDPKGDLEALLTFKKLCEIYKRKCYIFSEHYSDVVKLNPVKEGSINQVVDRIMCAFDWSEQFYKDIAQKTLRDILFELQAKKTPYSLRNILEQLQDNHKSDKTLGLEMKLQTFVDSDFGKLLEEDEDTLTFSKVRKEKSCLYIGLSTQGYGETAMALGKIFLGELLYNSYWQLTQSANSHESIKNSISVFFDEFGAIVTPRFIELQNKCRGAGIQLYMAVQSSSDIDRVDPELTLQIIENASNLFILKQRLDSAASLFSSAIGTIITKKHTHVMEDGETQSKGSEREGNENLVHPDIIKNLRVGQCILLRHSPTKIDLLNIRNRKIEIDEGKASTQTAPLEIKQSKVNLRRGRA; translated from the coding sequence ATGAGTAGTGCTTCTAAAAGAGCGGATGGATTAGATTTAGTCTCTCCGTTGGTAGAAGTCATTCATGAACTCTTCGGACAATTTTTTAAGCTTTTAGGGGAGCTGTTAAAAATTGCCTATAGAAGAATTACCAAAGAAGAGGGGGAACTTAAAAAAATTGAGCGAAGTCATTTAAAGAATAAGAAGCAATCTAAAAAACAAATAGAGATTGGTTATTCAAGCAATCAAAAAAAATGCTTAAAACTATCTGATATTGATTTTGGAAAGCATAACTTTATTGTGGGAGCTGCTGGCTTTGGTAAAACAAACCTAATCTCAATTTTACAAGAGCATTCGCTAGAACAGGGAAAGCCTGTGATCTTCTTTGATCCAAAAGGCGATCTTGAAGCACTTTTAACGTTTAAGAAGCTTTGTGAAATCTACAAACGTAAGTGTTACATTTTTTCAGAGCACTACTCCGATGTAGTTAAGCTTAATCCTGTAAAAGAAGGAAGCATAAATCAAGTCGTTGATAGGATCATGTGCGCTTTTGATTGGTCAGAACAGTTTTATAAGGACATAGCTCAAAAAACATTGAGAGACATTCTTTTTGAATTGCAGGCCAAGAAGACTCCTTACAGTTTGAGAAATATTTTAGAACAGCTTCAGGACAATCATAAATCAGATAAGACTCTTGGTCTTGAAATGAAGCTTCAGACTTTTGTAGATTCCGACTTTGGGAAGCTTTTAGAAGAAGATGAAGACACGCTGACATTTTCTAAAGTGAGAAAAGAAAAGTCTTGCTTGTATATTGGACTTTCTACTCAAGGTTACGGTGAAACCGCTATGGCTCTTGGGAAGATATTCCTGGGTGAACTTCTCTATAATTCTTACTGGCAATTAACACAGTCAGCGAACTCGCATGAGTCAATAAAGAATTCTATTTCAGTTTTCTTTGATGAGTTTGGAGCAATTGTTACTCCGCGTTTTATTGAGCTTCAGAATAAGTGTAGAGGAGCAGGGATACAGCTTTATATGGCAGTTCAGTCATCATCGGATATTGATCGAGTTGATCCAGAGCTTACTCTACAGATCATTGAAAATGCCTCGAATCTTTTTATTTTGAAACAAAGGCTTGATTCAGCGGCTTCGCTCTTCTCGAGTGCAATTGGGACGATTATTACTAAAAAGCATACACACGTAATGGAGGATGGAGAGACTCAATCAAAGGGATCAGAGCGCGAAGGGAATGAGAATTTAGTTCACCCAGACATCATTAAAAATCTAAGAGTAGGGCAATGTATTTTATTAAGGCACAGTCCTACCAAGATCGATCTCCTCAATATTAGAAATAGGAAGATTGAAATAGATGAAGGGAAGGCCTCAACTCAGACTGCGCCCTTAGAAATAAAACAATCAAAAGTGAACTTAAGACGAGGTAGGGCTTAA